A part of Myxococcales bacterium genomic DNA contains:
- the gap gene encoding type I glyceraldehyde-3-phosphate dehydrogenase, producing the protein MSYKIAINGFGRIGRVALRILEERRLLGAHAQVVAINDLAQLDELEYLFKYDSVHGRFKGDVSREDGYLNVNGQKIKALAIREPAELPWRELGVDVVLESTGLFLSRDKAQKHIDAGAKKVLLSAPAKDSPDATICYGVNSSDYRPDMKIISTASCTTNCIAPVAKVLHEQFVIKKASVTTIHSYTNDQHILDKAHKDKRRSRAAAVSMIPTTTGAAKAISLVMPELEGRFQGMAIRVPTPNVSLIDMVCHVEKNTNVAEINNALKQASETTLKGILGYCDDPVVSVDMLGTNCSSIVDSLCTEVIDGDLIKVLSWYDNEWGFANRAVDLLQLLCTNGEK; encoded by the coding sequence ATGAGTTACAAAATTGCTATCAATGGTTTTGGACGTATTGGTCGTGTTGCATTGCGTATTTTAGAAGAGCGTAGACTGCTCGGAGCGCATGCTCAAGTGGTGGCTATCAATGATTTGGCTCAGCTAGATGAACTGGAATATTTGTTTAAGTATGACTCAGTACATGGCCGGTTTAAAGGCGATGTTTCCAGAGAAGATGGCTATCTTAATGTCAACGGACAAAAGATCAAAGCTCTTGCCATAAGGGAACCAGCCGAGCTTCCCTGGAGAGAGCTTGGTGTTGATGTGGTTTTGGAATCTACAGGACTTTTTTTGAGTCGAGACAAAGCGCAAAAACATATCGATGCTGGTGCAAAAAAAGTGCTTCTGAGCGCGCCAGCTAAAGATTCTCCAGATGCAACCATTTGTTATGGAGTTAATAGCAGTGACTATCGTCCAGATATGAAAATTATTTCCACAGCCTCGTGTACAACTAATTGTATTGCTCCGGTAGCAAAAGTTCTGCATGAACAATTTGTTATTAAAAAAGCTTCAGTGACCACCATTCATAGTTATACCAATGATCAGCATATTCTTGATAAAGCCCACAAAGATAAGCGCAGATCTCGTGCGGCCGCTGTGTCGATGATTCCAACTACCACAGGTGCAGCAAAAGCAATTTCATTGGTTATGCCTGAGTTGGAAGGGCGCTTTCAAGGAATGGCGATTCGTGTGCCAACTCCAAATGTCAGCTTGATCGATATGGTTTGCCATGTGGAGAAAAATACCAACGTAGCAGAAATAAATAATGCATTAAAACAAGCATCGGAAACTACTTTGAAAGGGATTTTAGGTTATTGTGACGACCCGGTGGTTTCGGTGGATATGCTGGGAACTAATTGCTCTTCTATTGTTGATTCATTGTGTACTGAAGTGATCGATGGCGATTTGATAAAAGTTCTATCTTGGTATGATAACGAGTGGGGTTTTGCTAATCGCGCAGTGGATTTATTACAGTTGTTATGCACAAACGGTGAAAAATAA
- a CDS encoding phosphoglycerate kinase, whose amino-acid sequence MSILWLDEVESDQLSGKNVLCRVDFNVPIDTEGNILDAQRIELAIPSIRKLLRANAKVVIISHLGRPKAKVRPALSLQPVADYLRDLLNQEVIFVHDCVGDGVSRIISNAPPASLIMLENLRFHGGEEKNDPVFAKMLARGMDFYIDDAFGAVHRAHASTVGVAKFFEKPMGGLLLKKELKAFDKLLYHADRPFVAIVGGAKVSSKIGVLTQLVKKVDALIIGGAMAYTFLKAQGFEVGVSMVENDKLMQASNLLRKAQELGVKIYLPTDHVVARAQDQSDIKVVASGEFAPTQAGFDIGPQSRAEFCGVIKRAETVFLNGPLGMCEVEAFSHGTAEIMNALAHTQGYTVVGGGDSIAALKHAGLVEKIDFVSSGGGAALELLEGKVLPGLEALGFY is encoded by the coding sequence ATGTCAATTTTATGGCTCGATGAAGTAGAGAGTGATCAGTTATCTGGCAAAAATGTTTTGTGCAGGGTGGATTTTAATGTTCCCATAGATACTGAGGGAAATATTTTAGATGCTCAACGAATTGAGCTTGCAATTCCCAGTATTCGCAAACTTTTAAGAGCCAACGCCAAAGTTGTTATTATATCTCACCTTGGGCGCCCCAAAGCTAAAGTGAGACCAGCGCTGAGTCTTCAGCCCGTAGCTGATTATTTGAGAGATTTGCTCAATCAAGAAGTAATTTTTGTTCATGATTGCGTGGGTGATGGAGTAAGCCGTATCATTTCCAATGCTCCTCCTGCCAGCCTTATCATGCTAGAAAATTTGCGCTTTCATGGTGGTGAAGAAAAAAATGATCCAGTTTTTGCTAAGATGCTTGCTCGCGGGATGGATTTTTATATAGATGATGCCTTTGGTGCTGTTCACCGTGCTCACGCATCAACAGTAGGCGTGGCTAAATTTTTTGAAAAACCCATGGGCGGTTTGTTGTTGAAAAAAGAATTAAAGGCCTTTGATAAGCTCCTTTATCATGCAGACCGTCCCTTTGTTGCCATTGTTGGTGGAGCAAAGGTAAGCAGTAAGATCGGCGTGCTCACGCAGCTGGTAAAAAAAGTAGATGCACTCATTATAGGTGGGGCTATGGCATATACTTTTCTGAAGGCTCAAGGCTTTGAAGTGGGCGTAAGCATGGTGGAAAATGATAAACTCATGCAGGCATCGAATCTGCTGCGCAAAGCGCAAGAACTTGGAGTAAAAATTTATTTGCCGACTGACCATGTTGTTGCCAGAGCACAGGACCAGAGTGATATAAAAGTTGTTGCTTCAGGTGAATTTGCGCCGACACAGGCAGGATTTGACATAGGTCCTCAAAGCAGGGCTGAGTTTTGTGGGGTGATTAAAAGAGCTGAGACCGTATTTTTGAATGGTCCTTTAGGAATGTGCGAAGTTGAAGCATTTTCTCATGGAACCGCTGAAATAATGAATGCATTGGCTCATACTCAAGGCTATACGGTAGTTGGTGGTGGAGATTCTATCGCTGCTCTTAAACATGCTGGCCTGGTTGAAAAAATTGATTTTGTTTCTAGCGGAGGCGGTGCAGCTTTGGAGCTTCTCGAAGGAAAAGTGCTGCCTGGTCTTGAAGCTTTAGGATTTTATTAG
- a CDS encoding triose-phosphate isomerase encodes MGSKKPLLIANWKLHHSKASAGDFFERVVPVIAAVKHVDLAIAPVALMLDFSVQKLCKSSIKVAAQNVFYEEKGAFTGEWSVAQLREIGVSMAIVGHSERRSIFKESDSDVAKKARACLLGGLTPIICVGESLKERDEGQLEAVLNRQCQLVMEHIKDLDGEIIFAYEPLWAIGTGRSASAKEADEAHGIIFKILDKRPAKVIYGGSVKADNIREIVAMPHVDGALVGGASLQVESFLSMVKELNKNELD; translated from the coding sequence ATGGGCAGTAAAAAACCATTACTGATTGCCAATTGGAAACTTCATCATAGCAAAGCAAGTGCAGGGGACTTTTTTGAGCGTGTAGTTCCAGTTATTGCCGCTGTGAAACATGTTGATTTGGCTATTGCGCCTGTCGCCTTGATGCTTGATTTTAGCGTTCAAAAACTTTGTAAAAGTTCTATCAAAGTTGCCGCTCAAAATGTTTTTTATGAAGAAAAAGGAGCATTTACTGGAGAGTGGTCGGTTGCACAGTTACGCGAAATCGGAGTCAGTATGGCGATTGTTGGTCATTCTGAAAGAAGGTCAATCTTTAAAGAAAGCGATAGTGATGTTGCGAAAAAAGCTCGAGCTTGCTTATTGGGTGGGCTAACTCCAATAATTTGTGTAGGCGAAAGTCTCAAAGAAAGAGATGAAGGTCAACTAGAAGCAGTTTTAAATAGACAGTGTCAGCTTGTGATGGAGCACATTAAAGATCTGGATGGTGAAATTATTTTTGCCTATGAACCGCTGTGGGCCATTGGGACCGGCCGCTCAGCTTCTGCAAAAGAAGCGGATGAAGCTCATGGCATAATTTTTAAGATTTTAGATAAAAGACCTGCCAAAGTTATCTATGGAGGCTCGGTAAAAGCTGATAATATTAGGGAAATTGTAGCAATGCCTCATGTGGACGGAGCCTTGGTAGGGGGCGCATCATTGCAGGTTGAATCATTTTTGTCTATGGTCAAAGAGTTGAACAAAAATGAATTAGACTAA
- the secG gene encoding preprotein translocase subunit SecG — MLALVVVLQVLVALFLIMVVLLQPGNRGGASAALGGAGSDTVFGGRGANTFLSKITFGAAVCFMVTNFALSYMSSSAGNKSVLDALEKSSQASSSAPSKVPASDKPAEGTLNQEEGMKAEDAGEAGKLQEPAAAPNGENVQE, encoded by the coding sequence ATGTTAGCATTGGTTGTTGTATTGCAGGTATTGGTGGCTTTGTTCTTGATCATGGTGGTTTTGTTGCAGCCGGGCAACCGAGGTGGTGCAAGTGCTGCTCTTGGTGGCGCGGGTAGTGATACGGTATTTGGCGGTCGCGGTGCCAATACTTTTTTATCAAAAATTACTTTCGGAGCAGCGGTATGCTTCATGGTAACAAATTTCGCTCTCTCATATATGTCGTCTTCGGCGGGCAATAAATCAGTTCTCGATGCATTAGAAAAAAGTTCGCAAGCGTCATCTTCAGCACCAAGCAAAGTTCCAGCGTCTGATAAGCCCGCTGAAGGAACTTTGAATCAAGAAGAAGGCATGAAAGCCGAAGATGCAGGTGAGGCTGGAAAACTACAAGAACCAGCAGCAGCTCCGAATGGTGAAAATGTTCAGGAATAA
- a CDS encoding radical SAM protein — protein sequence MLSSYTLRISVLENCQLRCNYCDPPQKFSNQKLSLSSYQKLACALQTIPIEKIRFTGGEPLLRKELPSIVEIFSEYFPGSKRALTTNGLLFTKRAQSLWQAGLRHITFHLDSLNESRYANLMGKGSVASVLNAIEKAQAIGFETKLNMVVQQSNNDDELLDFLLMAKKYKLEVRFIELMNTGSAQDFVKENFLSGKKIIEKIKSYGEVIAMPRKHASDPAQQFYFSALNVNFGLIASDTQPFCENCNRLRLSASGKLYGCLYDSVGVDLLKEDEKKLEACIKQSVENKESFHPSLNKHRRRLFSMSQTGG from the coding sequence ATGCTCTCTTCTTATACGCTCCGCATAAGCGTGCTGGAAAATTGTCAGTTGCGCTGCAATTATTGTGATCCTCCACAAAAGTTTTCCAATCAAAAATTATCGCTGAGCTCCTACCAAAAACTTGCTTGTGCACTGCAAACAATTCCCATTGAAAAAATTCGCTTCACCGGCGGAGAACCTTTGTTGAGAAAAGAGTTGCCGTCTATAGTTGAAATATTTTCTGAATATTTTCCTGGCAGTAAACGTGCTCTTACTACCAATGGTTTGCTTTTTACCAAAAGGGCTCAATCTCTATGGCAGGCAGGTCTCAGGCACATTACTTTTCACTTAGATAGTTTGAATGAATCTCGCTATGCAAATCTTATGGGCAAAGGAAGTGTGGCAAGTGTTTTAAATGCCATTGAAAAAGCTCAAGCCATAGGCTTTGAAACTAAGCTCAACATGGTTGTGCAGCAGTCGAACAATGACGATGAACTGCTAGATTTCTTACTTATGGCAAAAAAATATAAGCTCGAAGTGCGCTTTATTGAATTGATGAATACGGGATCAGCCCAAGATTTTGTGAAAGAAAATTTTTTGAGTGGAAAAAAAATAATTGAGAAAATTAAAAGTTACGGCGAAGTGATTGCTATGCCTCGCAAACATGCAAGCGATCCGGCACAGCAGTTTTATTTTTCAGCATTGAATGTGAATTTTGGCCTTATCGCTTCAGATACTCAACCTTTTTGTGAAAATTGTAATCGCTTGCGTCTGAGTGCGTCGGGAAAACTCTATGGCTGTCTCTATGATTCCGTAGGCGTAGATCTTTTAAAAGAAGACGAAAAAAAACTTGAAGCATGCATAAAACAATCGGTCGAGAATAAAGAATCATTTCATCCAAGTCTCAACAAACATCGTCGGCGTTTATTTTCTATGTCGCAGACAGGAGGATAG
- a CDS encoding pentapeptide repeat-containing protein, translating to MFNKPVIASGLVAMAMSLGAQAMNQGQAQGAAQQNACAKQTSVQQSSCAKQTSLQQSGCAKQASAQQCAEQSAQQSFLQKGVKIIEINDSSSDSDSDSYSSSDDDAGLTISQCGAAQQSAQNDMGQCSQSKAVQQKFSLEQSAQAGCGATITQSNCQLLGDDVDIALLMHNGDFHHHHVHGHVWGTKHHFRWTKHKNLKLNHNCFTQSTWSKLNLSKAVINDLSWNGPMYKVNFSKGSISQSSMSGQLMGVSFQNTMITNTNFHGAHFGVAKGRKSTVISSFAGAKLDNVNFSGAFIDHRVSFKGVQIGSHVNFIGAYIVTDHGLVQVTADMATHILHGFADLAATGVGIGAFLIDGGFTVLNVAGNLVHGVLDTGVGAVHGAAHGVLNTAVNVHMTLSSFFNTHGVYTGGCGSDGMDHLHLSAHHNHDNLSSSVMW from the coding sequence ATGTTTAATAAACCAGTTATCGCAAGTGGTCTAGTGGCGATGGCCATGTCCTTGGGAGCTCAGGCCATGAATCAAGGCCAAGCACAAGGTGCTGCTCAACAAAATGCATGTGCTAAGCAAACTAGCGTCCAACAAAGTTCATGTGCTAAGCAAACGAGCCTGCAACAAAGCGGATGTGCCAAGCAAGCGTCGGCTCAACAGTGTGCAGAGCAAAGCGCTCAACAAAGCTTTCTCCAAAAAGGCGTAAAAATTATTGAAATTAATGATAGCAGCAGTGATAGCGATAGTGATAGCTACAGCAGCAGCGACGATGATGCAGGTTTAACAATCAGTCAATGCGGTGCTGCTCAGCAAAGTGCTCAAAATGATATGGGTCAATGTTCTCAATCGAAAGCAGTGCAACAAAAATTTTCTCTAGAGCAAAGCGCACAAGCAGGTTGCGGAGCAACTATCACACAGTCTAATTGTCAGCTTTTGGGTGATGATGTCGATATCGCATTGCTAATGCACAATGGCGATTTTCATCATCACCATGTACATGGTCATGTCTGGGGAACAAAACACCACTTCCGATGGACTAAACATAAAAATCTAAAGCTCAATCATAATTGCTTTACCCAATCTACCTGGTCAAAGTTGAACCTTTCTAAGGCGGTCATCAATGATCTTTCTTGGAATGGACCGATGTATAAGGTTAATTTTTCTAAAGGTTCCATCAGTCAAAGCAGCATGAGTGGTCAGTTAATGGGTGTGAGTTTTCAAAATACCATGATCACCAATACAAACTTTCATGGTGCTCACTTTGGCGTAGCGAAAGGACGAAAATCAACTGTAATAAGCTCATTTGCCGGAGCTAAGCTTGATAATGTGAATTTTAGTGGTGCTTTCATTGACCACAGAGTTTCCTTTAAAGGAGTACAAATTGGCAGTCATGTGAATTTCATTGGCGCCTATATCGTCACCGATCATGGACTGGTTCAAGTGACAGCAGATATGGCTACTCATATTCTTCATGGTTTTGCTGATCTTGCAGCTACAGGTGTTGGCATTGGTGCGTTTTTGATAGATGGTGGATTCACTGTTCTCAATGTGGCAGGCAATTTGGTTCATGGGGTGCTTGATACTGGCGTTGGTGCTGTGCATGGAGCAGCCCACGGTGTGCTTAATACAGCAGTAAATGTTCACATGACATTGAGCAGCTTCTTCAATACTCATGGTGTCTACACTGGAGGATGTGGCAGCGATGGCATGGATCACCTGCATCTAAGTGCGCATCATAATCATGATAATCTCAGCTCCAGCGTGATGTGGTAA
- a CDS encoding glutathione S-transferase N-terminal domain-containing protein produces the protein MCKKNILYSFRRCPYAMRARFALKYAGISCYIREIDLKNKAKDLIAASSKATVPVLVLSDKTVFDESLEIIDWALKQNDPQKINQLSGHDEKQIEEIIQDNDLFFVKILHRYKYKDLYPDVDFEETKKNLCQYFSNLEEMLQKNNFLIGQKMSRADIALFPFIRQAVMVDKEYFLQLGFEKLSTWLDCFLCHPLFEIIMKKYPVWSAEQEPIIF, from the coding sequence ATGTGTAAAAAAAATATTCTCTATTCTTTTCGCCGCTGTCCCTATGCTATGAGGGCTCGTTTTGCTTTGAAATATGCAGGGATTTCTTGCTACATACGAGAAATAGATCTTAAAAATAAAGCAAAAGATTTAATAGCAGCATCTTCCAAGGCAACGGTTCCAGTTTTAGTTTTGTCAGATAAAACAGTGTTTGATGAAAGTTTAGAAATCATTGACTGGGCTCTAAAACAAAATGACCCACAAAAGATCAATCAACTTTCAGGTCACGATGAAAAACAAATCGAAGAAATTATTCAAGACAACGATTTATTTTTTGTAAAAATTCTGCATCGCTACAAATACAAAGATCTTTATCCTGATGTTGATTTTGAGGAAACCAAGAAAAATCTTTGCCAATATTTTTCTAACTTAGAAGAAATGCTTCAGAAAAATAATTTTCTTATCGGTCAAAAAATGAGCAGAGCAGATATCGCTTTGTTTCCTTTTATTCGTCAGGCGGTCATGGTTGACAAAGAATATTTTTTGCAGCTTGGATTTGAAAAGCTCAGTACATGGCTTGATTGCTTTTTGTGCCATCCTTTGTTTGAAATCATCATGAAAAAATATCCTGTGTGGTCAGCAGAACAAGAGCCAATTATTTTTTGA
- the recJ gene encoding single-stranded-DNA-specific exonuclease RecJ: protein MKSKKIWKLRQLNSQIEQTFISELGLSHVLSEILARRPLHSLEELKDFLQPSLKNLKEPYQFVDMEKAAGRIVKAITTGEHIGLFGDYDVDGVCSTALLSQFLDMCGAQFSSTLPNRMNEGYGLSVAGVDRLHQQGAQLIITADCGITAHAQIDYARSLGIEVIVVDHHEVGDSLPNAYAVVNPKRQDCESDASYLCAAGVCFFLVLAIRRILREQNFFSMEAQPDVKKLLDLVALATVSDVVPLIKDNRILIKAGLAILKKGQRIGLNALLEASKINRQKISSTNLGFHLGPRINAAGRLEDATQALFLLNQKDSQKALTTAYELDVINQERKEIERATVEEAIAIVESWPDYQQLPALVLHQEHWHPGVVGIVASRVAEYFHRPSIIIGEKGKGSGRSIPGIDLHDMVLKSSQSLSGFGGHAHAIGLTLGTQGAEQFRKDLLRTFSKSVDQEIFIKKISYDAELDLSQISLALVDELSLLEPCGAKNPHPVIRINGCFMRNLRRLNGGHLKGEIENSKGRASFIAFRTDISDELVSTPLDILAVIEKNEWLGNVSAQLRLLDYKRSEGMISSSPYT from the coding sequence ATGAAAAGCAAAAAAATATGGAAGCTGCGCCAATTAAATTCGCAAATAGAACAAACATTTATATCTGAACTTGGGCTCTCTCATGTACTGTCAGAAATTTTGGCACGCCGGCCTCTCCATTCTTTGGAAGAGCTCAAAGATTTTTTACAACCTAGCCTAAAAAATCTCAAAGAGCCCTATCAATTTGTTGATATGGAAAAAGCTGCAGGCCGTATTGTAAAAGCCATCACCACGGGTGAACACATTGGACTTTTTGGTGATTACGATGTTGACGGCGTGTGTTCGACCGCACTTTTAAGCCAGTTTTTAGACATGTGTGGTGCACAATTTTCTAGCACCCTACCCAACCGAATGAACGAGGGCTATGGCTTGAGTGTTGCTGGTGTCGACAGACTCCATCAGCAAGGTGCTCAACTGATCATCACCGCTGATTGCGGTATCACCGCTCATGCTCAGATTGATTATGCTCGTTCGTTGGGAATAGAAGTTATTGTTGTGGATCATCACGAGGTGGGTGATTCATTGCCCAACGCTTATGCCGTGGTGAATCCCAAACGCCAAGACTGTGAGTCTGATGCCTCTTACTTGTGCGCTGCGGGTGTTTGTTTTTTTTTAGTGCTTGCCATCAGAAGAATTCTTAGAGAGCAAAATTTCTTTAGCATGGAAGCTCAGCCTGATGTCAAAAAACTTTTAGATCTTGTAGCATTGGCGACTGTCTCTGACGTCGTACCGTTGATAAAAGATAATCGTATTTTGATTAAAGCCGGCTTGGCAATACTCAAAAAGGGTCAGCGAATTGGTCTTAATGCTCTACTTGAAGCATCAAAAATTAATAGACAAAAAATATCTTCCACCAATTTGGGGTTTCATTTGGGTCCGCGCATCAACGCTGCAGGCAGACTAGAAGATGCAACGCAAGCATTATTTTTACTTAATCAAAAAGATTCACAAAAAGCGCTCACCACTGCTTACGAGCTGGATGTGATCAATCAAGAAAGAAAAGAAATTGAACGAGCTACAGTTGAAGAAGCGATTGCCATTGTTGAGTCCTGGCCAGATTATCAACAACTACCAGCCTTAGTGCTTCATCAAGAACATTGGCATCCTGGTGTAGTGGGAATTGTTGCCAGCCGTGTTGCTGAATATTTTCACCGCCCAAGCATAATCATCGGCGAAAAAGGCAAAGGATCAGGCAGAAGTATTCCTGGTATTGATCTTCATGACATGGTTCTTAAATCTTCACAGAGCTTGAGTGGTTTTGGCGGCCATGCTCACGCCATAGGTCTAACGCTTGGAACACAAGGAGCCGAGCAATTTCGCAAAGATCTTCTGCGCACTTTTTCAAAATCCGTCGATCAAGAAATTTTTATTAAAAAAATAAGTTACGATGCCGAACTGGATCTATCTCAAATCAGTTTAGCTTTGGTTGATGAGCTTTCATTGCTTGAACCGTGTGGTGCAAAAAATCCTCATCCTGTCATTCGCATTAATGGCTGTTTCATGCGCAACCTCAGACGCTTAAATGGCGGTCACCTTAAAGGCGAAATAGAAAACAGCAAAGGACGTGCCTCTTTTATCGCGTTTCGCACTGATATTAGCGATGAGCTTGTATCGACACCGCTGGATATCTTGGCTGTCATTGAAAAAAACGAATGGCTGGGAAATGTTTCAGCTCAACTACGCCTGCTCGATTACAAAAGAAGTGAAGGCATGATTTCTAGTTCTCCCTACACATAG
- a CDS encoding metallophosphoesterase, translated as MKVFGISDLHLSFSSDKPMDIFGDHWRNHADRMADEWDRLIQDDDVVLCPGDLSWAMKLSEAQADLDWIAARPGLKILVKGNHDLWWSAIGKVRSALHPSCVALQNDAYDIGPFVIAGSRCWTAPGSFDYTEHDEKIYLREYERLKMSLDRAVALAPDKPILAAIHYPPFTVRKENTKFADLLEKYPVKICVYGHLHGEKSFRYAFEGERNGINYMLLSCDYLNFKPRPVWPLINADEIKAC; from the coding sequence ATGAAAGTTTTCGGCATAAGCGATCTACATCTCTCATTCTCAAGCGACAAGCCTATGGATATTTTTGGCGATCATTGGCGCAATCATGCCGATCGCATGGCCGATGAGTGGGACCGCCTGATTCAAGACGATGATGTCGTTCTGTGCCCTGGCGACTTATCCTGGGCCATGAAATTAAGCGAGGCCCAGGCTGACCTAGACTGGATTGCAGCACGCCCTGGTCTAAAAATTTTAGTCAAAGGAAACCATGACTTATGGTGGAGCGCCATTGGGAAAGTACGCTCGGCTCTTCATCCTTCATGTGTGGCTCTGCAAAATGATGCCTATGATATTGGCCCCTTTGTTATAGCAGGATCGCGCTGCTGGACTGCGCCTGGCTCCTTTGACTACACCGAGCATGATGAAAAAATTTATTTACGAGAATATGAGCGCCTTAAGATGAGTCTTGATCGTGCCGTAGCACTGGCGCCTGATAAGCCCATCCTGGCCGCAATCCATTATCCCCCCTTCACCGTCCGCAAAGAAAACACCAAATTTGCCGACCTTCTTGAAAAATATCCCGTAAAAATATGTGTTTATGGCCATTTGCATGGCGAAAAATCTTTCCGCTATGCCTTTGAAGGTGAAAGAAATGGCATCAATTATATGCTGCTTTCATGTGATTATTTAAACTTTAAGCCACGCCCAGTTTGGCCATTGATCAACGCCGATGAAATAAAGGCCTGCTAA
- the trmB gene encoding tRNA (guanosine(46)-N7)-methyltransferase TrmB: protein MTTVKTFNLKSLPTMYPFNIDWQRYFANQQPVDLEIGCGRPHFFFDRVINYPDRNMVGVEWKYEFINQAQRRIVRENIKNAAAFHGNAWLVVPLLFKPLSINQVFVNFPDPWWKARHKKRLVLNEIFLTALHERVKEDGSILLQTDVKELFDFYCELINQHGAFTLDEKLAEEKIIQSTKAQTHREKKCLEQGMPIYRGLFRRV, encoded by the coding sequence ATGACAACTGTTAAAACTTTCAACCTTAAAAGTCTTCCTACAATGTATCCCTTCAATATCGATTGGCAGCGCTATTTTGCCAATCAGCAGCCCGTTGATCTTGAAATTGGCTGCGGGCGGCCTCATTTCTTTTTTGATAGGGTTATCAATTACCCTGATCGAAATATGGTGGGTGTTGAATGGAAGTACGAATTTATTAATCAAGCGCAAAGACGTATTGTCCGCGAAAATATCAAGAACGCAGCAGCATTTCATGGTAACGCGTGGTTGGTAGTTCCGCTGTTATTTAAGCCTTTATCAATCAATCAGGTTTTTGTTAATTTTCCCGATCCGTGGTGGAAGGCGCGTCACAAAAAACGTTTGGTGCTCAATGAAATTTTTTTGACGGCCTTGCATGAGCGAGTAAAAGAAGATGGCAGCATTTTATTACAGACTGATGTTAAAGAACTTTTTGATTTTTATTGCGAGCTCATCAATCAGCACGGGGCTTTTACCCTAGATGAAAAATTGGCTGAAGAAAAAATTATTCAGAGCACCAAAGCACAAACCCACCGTGAAAAAAAATGTTTAGAGCAAGGAATGCCAATTTATCGTGGTCTATTTCGCCGAGTTTAG